In one window of Helianthus annuus cultivar XRQ/B chromosome 17, HanXRQr2.0-SUNRISE, whole genome shotgun sequence DNA:
- the LOC110922453 gene encoding LEAF RUST 10 DISEASE-RESISTANCE LOCUS RECEPTOR-LIKE PROTEIN KINASE-like 1.1 isoform X1 translates to MIMYISIPICPESFRCAALPPFMYPFYNATDTSCGLIKVNCTPKPEEILIGGWPYVILERSDSGSSVLIYNKTFDQLLNNNTCEALMENFTSPSPLLYSFSTDPFITLFKCPNKLGYAQQVHTYFNQRNYNSYNGCEGYNFYYKYLVSNATVQKDLPSTCQVIQLPVKQRWQFYPQQPDEINISSLLSSAFTISFQMSASCEDCHRRFGQCDTNNGYFQCIHAVEGNRTIKLILGNIHLRSPLCFTHAHDTKSDFGLRYIIWLWEIKIYVVYKSTN, encoded by the exons ATGATTATGTACATTTCTATTCCTATCTGCCCGGAAAGTTTCCGTTGCGCAGCTTTGCCCCCATTCATGTACCCGTTTTACAATGCCACCGACACATCATGCGGGTTGATCAAGGTAAACTGTACTCCAAAACCAGAGGAAATTCTGATTGGAGGATGGCCATATGTGATTTTGGAGAggtctgattctggttcttctgTCCTGATCTATAACAAAACATTTGACCAGCTTCTGAATAATAATACATGTGAGGCTCTTATGGAAAATTTCACTTCTCCAAGTCCTCTTTTGTATTCCTTTTCAACAGATCCCTTCATCACTCTTTTTAAATGTCCAAACAAACTCGGCTATGCTCAACAAGTTCATACTTATTTCAACCAGCGTAATTATAATAGTTACAACGGCTGCGAAGGTTACAATTTCTACTATAAGTATTTGGTCAGCAATGCAACAGTTCAAAAAGATCTCCCTAGTACATGTCAAGTAATACAGTTGCCAGTGAAGCAACGATGGCAATTTTACCCACAACAACCTGATGAAATCAACATATCTTCTCTTCTATCTTCAGCATTTACTATTTCATTTCAGATGTCAGCTTCCTGTGAAGATTGTCACCGAAGATTCGGACAATGTGATACTAACAATGGATATTTTCAGTGCATACATGCCGTAGAAG GAAATCGGACCATAAAACTGATACTAGGTAATATACATCTTCGATCACCACTATGCTTTACACACGCACACGACACCAAATCAGATTTTGGTCTTAGATATATTATATGGTTGTGGGAAATAAAGATTTATGTGGTGTACAAATCAACTAACTAA
- the LOC110922453 gene encoding uncharacterized protein LOC110922453 isoform X2 translates to MIMYISIPICPESFRCAALPPFMYPFYNATDTSCGLIKMSASCEDCHRRFGQCDTNNGYFQCIHAVEGNRTIKLILGNIHLRSPLCFTHAHDTKSDFGLRYIIWLWEIKIYVVYKSTN, encoded by the exons ATGATTATGTACATTTCTATTCCTATCTGCCCGGAAAGTTTCCGTTGCGCAGCTTTGCCCCCATTCATGTACCCGTTTTACAATGCCACCGACACATCATGCGGGTTGATCAAG ATGTCAGCTTCCTGTGAAGATTGTCACCGAAGATTCGGACAATGTGATACTAACAATGGATATTTTCAGTGCATACATGCCGTAGAAG GAAATCGGACCATAAAACTGATACTAGGTAATATACATCTTCGATCACCACTATGCTTTACACACGCACACGACACCAAATCAGATTTTGGTCTTAGATATATTATATGGTTGTGGGAAATAAAGATTTATGTGGTGTACAAATCAACTAACTAA